GCGATTGGGAAATACCGGGCCGCGCTCGCGATCGATGGAAGAAACACGGTCGCCCGCTGCAACCTCGCGGCCGCTCTCGGAAGGCAGGGGAAGATCGAGGAGGCGATCGCGGAGCTCGAGAAGGTCCTCGCGATCGATCCGAACCAACCGACCGCGCGGGCGTGGCTCGCGGCGCTCGGGAGTTCGCCGGGCCGTTGACCGGATCCTTCGAGCGGCCCCCGAGGAGCTTCCGTATTCGTATTCCGTTACGGACGAGCGGACCGCATCCGGTGCACCCGCGCGAGCAGCGGGAGCGAGAGGAACTGGAGAACGATCGAGAAGACGACGAGAGCCGGGATCGAACGGTCGTACAAGACGCCCATCGTCGCGCTCCCGAGAAACCAGGCGACGCCGAATCCCGTGTGGAAGATTCCGTAACCGGTCGCGCGGCGCTCTCTCGGAACGAAGTCCGCGACCGCCGCGCGCACAATGCTCTCTTGCGCGCCCATCCCGATCCCCCACAGCGCCATCCCCAGGACGACGGCCCACGGCCGGAGTGAAAACGCGAAGAGAGCGAACAGCGACGCTACGGCGACGGCCAGGATCAGCGAGAGCATTCCTTTACGGTCGAACCATCTACCGAAGAAGATCGCGGCGATCGCGTCGACGCCCATGGCGAAGGCGTAGAGGAGAGGAATCCACTTGTCCTCGAGCACCGCTTTGGACTTCAAATGAAACGCGATGAGAGGGAAGTCCGCGAAAGCGGCGGCCACGAGAGCGATCGCCGCGAGATAGAGCCAGAAGAGACGCGACACGCCGCCGCCTTTCGGTTCGCTCGGCGGCTTCTCGAGCTTCGAGGGGTGCGGATACGCCGCGCGCCCGAGCACGAGGACGAGGAGCGCGAGGAGCGCGGGGACGAGCAGGATCGCGTATGCGCCCCGGTAACTCCCTCCCATCGCGAAGATGGCGGTCACGAGCAAGGGTCCCGCCATCGCTCCGATCTGGTCCATCATCTCGTGGAGGCCGAACCCGAGCCCACGCCCCATCGAATGCGTCGCGTGGGAGAGCATCGCGTCGCGCGCCGGCGCCCGCACCGCCTTCCCGAGACGTTCGATCATCATGAGAAACGCCGCGGTTTCCCAGCGCCCGGCGAGCGCGAGCGCCGGTACAGCGAGGAGATTCACGGAGTAGCCGAGGATGGTGATCGTCCAGTAGCGCTTCGTGCGATCGCTGATGTGGCCCGAGACGATCCGAAGCCCGTGTCCAATGAGCTCGCCGAGCCCCGCGACGATCCCGACGGCCGCGCCGCTCGCGCCCAGAATCGCGAGGAAGGGACCGTTGATGCTCCGCGCCGCCTCGTACGTCATGTCCGCGAAGAGGCTCACGAACCCGAGAAGAACGACGAAGCGAAGCGCGTGCGTACGATCCCCCGGCATGGAATGCTACTTCGGCCGGCCGACCGGGATGATGTAGAGCGGCTCTTCGTTGTCGGGAAGCTCGAGAAGCTCCTGCACCGCGCGGTCGTGAAAGGCGCCGACCGGAACGGAGCCGAGCCCGAGCGCCGCGGCCTGGAGATGCACGTTCTGCGCCGCGTGCCCCACCTCCATGTCCACGTATCGGATCCCCCTCTCGCCGTACCTTTCCGCGGTCC
This genomic interval from Candidatus Eisenbacteria bacterium contains the following:
- a CDS encoding MFS transporter, whose product is MPGDRTHALRFVVLLGFVSLFADMTYEAARSINGPFLAILGASGAAVGIVAGLGELIGHGLRIVSGHISDRTKRYWTITILGYSVNLLAVPALALAGRWETAAFLMMIERLGKAVRAPARDAMLSHATHSMGRGLGFGLHEMMDQIGAMAGPLLVTAIFAMGGSYRGAYAILLVPALLALLVLVLGRAAYPHPSKLEKPPSEPKGGGVSRLFWLYLAAIALVAAAFADFPLIAFHLKSKAVLEDKWIPLLYAFAMGVDAIAAIFFGRWFDRKGMLSLILAVAVASLFALFAFSLRPWAVVLGMALWGIGMGAQESIVRAAVADFVPRERRATGYGIFHTGFGVAWFLGSATMGVLYDRSIPALVVFSIVLQFLSLPLLARVHRMRSARP